Within the Salmo salar chromosome ssa12, Ssal_v3.1, whole genome shotgun sequence genome, the region aaacattttgttaCAAGTGTACTGATATAGGaaggacacgtgacatcccggcaattttgagagaaaaaaagttATAGCGGGTCGTCCCTAGTTACCACAACCAcagtcataaaccccgcctatttctacaatttatattcttaaaatgtgattttccacctaaccctaaccacactgctaactatatgcctaacccttaccttaaattAAACCAAAAAGCAAATTTTTCATTTTCACAAGTTATTATGATAGATCATTTTGACTTTGTGGATTTGGTAACTGTTGTTCACACGCGTGTCTgctctctcattggctagaatggtctcACCTGATCTGGCCTCCTCCCGACTGTCTTCCATTTTTAaagacatttattttcattgttactGGCCAATAGTGTAgctggtcaatataatggataatcTGTGGCGTCGCTTTCTACATGAGAAACCGATGTGACCCACCTGACTCTCATGAATGTCATGGGTTAGAGATTAAATATGGAGTCAGCAAGGCCACAGTCAGAATTGCCATATTGTTAGAAATTAAAAAAGTTTATGGTGCTTCATTTAATTGTTCAGACTGAGGTTAGGCCTATTTTGGCACCATGCATGCATCTTCCACCCTCACAATCAAGAGTGGTCCAATTGATCACTTATGTTGGTCTACATCCCAGGTCAGGGTTCCTGAATGCACGGTCCTGTGATCAaatttgtattcggcgcatgtgacaaattaacaggtgtagaccttactgtgaaatgcttacctacaagcccttatccaacagtgcagttcaagaaatatagttaagaaaatatttacaaaataaactaaagtggaaaaaaagtaaataaatcagaaagtaacacaagaaaattatataacaataacaaggctatatacagggggtaccggtaccgagtcaatgtgcgggggtacaggttagttgaggtaacttgtaaagtgactatgcataggtaataaactccgagtagcagcagtgtaaaaacaaaggggggggtcaatgttaatagggtggccatttgattaatcgttcagcagtcttatgtcttgggggtagaagctgttaaggagccttttggtcctagacttggtgctccagtaccgcttgccatgtggtagcagagagaacagtctatgacttgggtgactggagtctttgacaattttttgggcctttcattacatttacatttaagtcatttagcagatgctcttatccagagcgacttacaaattggtgcattcaccttatgatatccagtggaacaaccactttacaatagtgcatctaaatcttttaggggggggttagaaggattactttatcctatcctaggtattccttaaagaggtggtgtttcaggtgtctccggaaggtggtgattgactccgctgtcctggcgtcgtgagggagcttgttccaccattggggtgcctgagcagcgaacagttttgactgggctgagcgggaactgtgcttcctcagaggtaggggggccagcaggccagaggtggatgaacgcagtgcccttgtttgggtgtagggcctgatcagagcctgaaggtatggaggtgccgttcccttcacagctccgtaggcaatcaccatggtcttgtagcggatgcgagcttcaactggaagccagtggagagagcggaggagcgggtgacgtgagagaacttgggaaggttgaacaccagacgggctgcggcgttctggatgagttgtaggggtttaatggcacaggcagggagcccagccaacagcgagttgcagtaatccagacgggagatgacaagtgcctggattaggacctgcgccgcttcctgtgtgaggcagggtcgtactctgcgaatgttgtagagcatgaacctacaggatcgggtcaccgccttgatgttaatggagaacgacagggtgttgtccaggatcacgccaaggttcttagcactctgggaggaggacacaagggagttgtcaaccgtgatggcgagatcatggaacgggcagtccttccccgggaggaagagcagagagaagagctttcctctgacactgcctattatataggtcctggatgtcaggaagcttggccccagtgatgtactgggccgtacgcactaccctctgtagcaccttatggtcagatgccgagcagttgccataccaggtggtgatgcaaccggtcaggatgctctcgatggtgcagctgtagaggtttttgaggatctggggaccaatgccacatcttttcagtgtcctgagggggaaaaggtgttgttgtaccctcttcacaactgtcttggtgtgtttggactagggctgggtgatatggccaAAATCTCATATCCTGATATAGGCCATTTCATAAAACGATACATATCACAATATAGCATGTTTTCTGTAAATTCAATGAATAAATGGTTTATAAAATGAACAATGGAAAGGCCAATTtcttattacattttgaattataCTCAACAAATATACAACTCGCGTTTCTCGACCATGTAAATTTGGGCCATGTCTTTGCAAATGTAAGTCATAACTGCAGTTGTTATCTCCTTCCATCTTCGTGATTCTTTGCCACATGGTGTGCTGTTGCAACGTCTGAGTTGGGGGTTTGTTTTGAGCACTCGACTGtacttaaaaaatgtttttttacttTTTTGGGTCTCATCCGTATACTCTCTCCGTACTGTTTCGCATGATTCTTGCATAGGTGGTAAAATAGGTTAGTGGTGTTTGAGCCTGTTGTCGGGACTGGCCTGCGGCAAATTTGCAGAGGACGTTTTTTTGGTCCGTGACAGacttttcatacccaaaccacatCCATGCGACCGAAGTGGCCcatgaggtggtgtactcctcaatgccattggatgaatcccggaacatattccagactgtgctagcaaaacagtcctgtagcgtagcatccgcgtcatctgaccacttctgtgtTGAGCGAGTcaatggtacttcctgctttaattgttgcttgtaagcaggaatcaggaggatataattatggtcaggtTTTATTTGGGGGAGATATGGTTATGCTGTTTTGTTAAGAAAATGTAGGTCAGTGAGAGCAAGGTGTACTATATTGGAGGGGGGGTCTTTATTCAATGTGTCTTTATGGAAGGACTCTGCACAAAGATGGCCCGCACATCAACAGGAATATTGTATTCCACTCTGTCTGTGGATCAAGTCTCATAGCTTTCTTCACATGTTGAAACGTTTCTGGTTGACATTAAGTCTACATTCCTCTCCCAAACCTGTGTCCTGTGAAAGTGAAATTAGAGGAACATGTTGTTGGAGGGGCAGGCAGAGTTTAAAaaaacaactagtcctgttgtttATGTAGTTACAGTGTCCAGTGAGGCAGACTGTACTTGGTTACATTTCCAGAACTATTCCTGCTCCGAGCATTTCATTGTCTGTAATCCCAATGACTGGACCACTAGCTGTGGACCAAATGTCTAGAGTGAGGTTGAGCTAGCAGCTGGTCAAAGTAGTAAATTGCACAAAGGAAGTGTTATAATATTTACACTGCACTAGTAGTGGTTGTAAGTAGTAGCCTGTGATAATATTGCCTGAGCCATGCTGTCGTAGAACATAAACTGCATCGCTTTTTAACCCGGGGGGGGTGTTTCATAGCAGACACACAGGCAGCATGCTTATAGACTATGTACCTGTGTTATAGGTTGCTGTTATACGGTGTTTACCATAACAATGTACATGGTTAGTCCACCATTCTAATTTAGTGCCCCTACTCTTTCCCCAGCTGTGGCACAATGACATCTAGGAAGAAAGTACTACTCAAAGTCATCATCCTGGGAGACTCTGGGTCAGTGTCCTGTCTACCTTGCACAGCTAGGCTAATTACACTTCTCAAATTAAAAGTTTACAAAATATGTTTGTTTACCAATCACTCTGTCATAACTGTTGCTGAATCTCTCTTGTCAGAGTTGGGAAGACGTCGCTGATGAACCAGTATGTGAATAAGAAGTTCAGTAACCAGTACAAAGCCACAATAGGAGCTGATTTCCTAACGAAAGAAGTGATGGTGGATGACAGACTTGTCACCATGCAGGTACTGGGGAAGGGATACTATCAATTTACTCATCACTTCACAAGTGCTGTGCTGAAGTAGAGGCCAGTGGGTAGGCCTATAATCTATTGTTGTTCATGAACATGTATCGCCTCCCTGTGCTCTGTCACAGATCTGGGACACTGCAGGGCAGGAGAGGTTCCAGTCTCTGGGTGTGGCGTTCTACCGCGGGGCAGACTGCTGTGTGCTGGTGTTTGACGTGACCGCCCCCAACACCTTTAAGACGCTAGACAGCTGGAGGGACGAGTTCCTTATACAGGCCAGCCCCCGAGATCCCGAGAACTTCCCCTTTGTGGTGCTAGGCAACAAGATTGACTTGGAGAACAGACAGGTGGGTCCAGATGTAGCGTTTGAGACCAGAGCATCTCAGGCAGTAGCTTGTGTTCCCTTCAGAGAATGACAGCTGCCCTTTGCATCTGTCAGGTGACGACCAAACGAGCACAGGCGTGGTGTCAGAGCAAGAACAACATCCCCTACTTCGAGACCAGCGCTAAGGAGGCCATCAACGTTGAACAGGCTTTCCAGACTATCGCACGCAATGCTCTTAAACAGGTAGGGGGGTCAGATGAGAGCTTTGCTGAATGccatgtgtgttttgtgtatttaGAGTAGTGATGTCTTgatttcacaccccttgactttttccacgttgttgttacagccagaatttaaaattgattaatttgAGATTTTGTGCCACtgatctagacacaatacccaaCAATGTCAAAGTGAAGTTTTGTTTGCAGAAATGTTAAAGCTGAAAGGTCTTgaatcagtaagtattcaacccctttatggcaagcctaaatactttGAGAAGGAGAAATGTACACAagtcataagttgcatggactcactctgtgtgcaataatagtggttaacatgattttttaatgattaccccatctctataccccacacatacaattatctgtaaggtcccccaGTCGAGTAGTGATTTTAAgtgcagattcaaccacaaagaccagggaggttttccaaagcctcgcaaagaagggcacatatTAGTTGATgggtaaaaaatttaaaaagcagacgctgaatatccctttgagcatagtgaagttattaataatgctttggatggtgtatcaatacacctagtcattaaagatacaggcgtccttcctaactcagttggcggagaggaaggaaaccgctcagggatttcaccatgaggccaatggtggctttaaaacacttacatagtttaatggctgtgatgggagaaaactgagaatggatcaacgacattgtagttactccacaatactgacctaaatgagagtgaaaaggaagtctgtacagaataaaaatattccaaaacatgcattgtgtttggggcaaatcaaacACAACACATCGCTGAGTAAGTACtgtggtggctgcgtcat harbors:
- the LOC106565818 gene encoding ras-related protein rab7; amino-acid sequence: MTSRKKVLLKVIILGDSGVGKTSLMNQYVNKKFSNQYKATIGADFLTKEVMVDDRLVTMQIWDTAGQERFQSLGVAFYRGADCCVLVFDVTAPNTFKTLDSWRDEFLIQASPRDPENFPFVVLGNKIDLENRQVTTKRAQAWCQSKNNIPYFETSAKEAINVEQAFQTIARNALKQETEVELYNEFPEPIKLDRNERAKPSAEACSC